The Neisseria yangbaofengii genome contains a region encoding:
- the rplC gene encoding 50S ribosomal protein L3, which yields MTLGLVGRKVGMTRVFDEQGASVPVTVLDMSANRVTQVKSKDTDGYTAVQVTFGQKKANRVTKAEAGHFAKAGVEAGRGLIEFALTEDKLAELKAGDEIAVTMFEVGQLVDVTGTSKGKGFSGTIKRHNFGSQRTSHGNSRSHRVPGSIGMAQDPGRVFPGKRMAGQYGNTKATVQKLEVVRVDAERQLLLVKGAVPGSVNSDVVVRPSVKVGA from the coding sequence ATGACTTTAGGTCTGGTTGGACGCAAAGTTGGTATGACTCGCGTGTTCGACGAACAGGGTGCTTCTGTTCCGGTAACTGTGTTGGATATGTCTGCTAACCGCGTTACACAAGTAAAATCCAAAGATACTGACGGCTACACTGCCGTTCAAGTTACCTTTGGTCAGAAAAAAGCAAACCGAGTAACCAAAGCCGAAGCTGGTCACTTTGCTAAAGCAGGTGTTGAAGCCGGTCGTGGTTTGATTGAATTTGCTTTAACTGAAGACAAATTGGCTGAGTTGAAAGCAGGCGATGAAATCGCTGTAACCATGTTTGAAGTGGGCCAATTGGTTGACGTAACCGGCACCTCTAAAGGTAAAGGTTTCTCTGGTACGATCAAACGTCATAACTTCGGTTCTCAACGTACTTCCCACGGTAACTCCCGTTCTCACCGTGTTCCCGGCTCTATCGGTATGGCACAAGACCCGGGTCGTGTGTTCCCCGGTAAACGCATGGCGGGTCAATACGGCAACACCAAAGCAACTGTTCAAAAACTGGAAGTTGTACGTGTTGATGCAGAACGCCAACTGCTGTTGGTAAAAGGTGCTGTTCCGGGTTCGGTTAACAGTGATGTTGTGGTACGTCCAAGCGTGAAAGTGGGTGCGTAA
- the rplD gene encoding 50S ribosomal protein L4, producing MELKVIDAKGQVSGSLAVSDALFAREYNEALVHQLVTAFLANARSGNRAQKTRAEVNHSTKKPWRQKGTGRARSGMTSSPLWRKGGRAFPNKPDENFTQKVNRKMYRAGMATILSQLARDERLFAIDALTAETPKTKVFAEQVKNLGFEQVLFVTKQLDENVYLASRNLPNVLVLEAQQVDPYSLLRYKKVIITKDAVAQLEEQWV from the coding sequence ATGGAATTAAAAGTAATTGACGCTAAAGGACAGGTTTCAGGAAGCTTGGCTGTTTCTGATGCTTTGTTTGCTCGCGAATACAATGAAGCTTTGGTTCACCAGCTGGTAACTGCTTTCTTGGCAAATGCCCGCTCAGGTAATCGTGCTCAGAAAACCCGTGCCGAAGTAAACCATTCAACTAAAAAACCATGGCGCCAAAAAGGTACCGGCCGTGCTCGTTCCGGTATGACCTCTTCTCCGCTGTGGCGTAAAGGTGGTCGTGCATTCCCGAACAAACCTGACGAAAATTTCACTCAAAAAGTGAACCGTAAAATGTACCGTGCTGGTATGGCGACCATCCTGTCGCAACTGGCTCGTGACGAACGTCTGTTTGCTATCGATGCATTGACTGCTGAAACTCCTAAAACTAAAGTGTTCGCCGAACAAGTGAAAAACTTAGGTTTTGAACAAGTGCTGTTTGTTACCAAGCAGTTGGACGAAAATGTTTATTTGGCTTCACGCAACTTGCCGAATGTACTGGTTTTGGAAGCACAACAAGTTGATCCTTACAGCTTGCTGCGCTACAAAAAAGTAATCATCACTAAAGATGCGGTTGCACAATTAGAGGAGCAATGGGTATGA
- the rplW gene encoding 50S ribosomal protein L23 → MNQQRLTQVILAPVVSEKSNLLAEKRNQMTFKVLANATKTEIKAAVELLFGVQVAAVTTVTIKGKTKRFGRTLGRRSDVKKAYVSLAAGQELDLEAAAAAADKE, encoded by the coding sequence ATGAATCAACAACGTTTGACTCAAGTGATTTTGGCACCTGTTGTTTCTGAAAAAAGCAACTTGTTGGCTGAAAAACGCAACCAAATGACGTTTAAAGTGTTGGCAAATGCAACTAAAACTGAAATCAAAGCAGCTGTTGAGCTGTTGTTCGGTGTTCAGGTTGCTGCTGTAACCACTGTTACCATCAAAGGTAAAACCAAACGTTTTGGTCGCACTTTGGGCCGTCGCAGCGATGTTAAAAAAGCTTATGTGAGCTTGGCTGCCGGTCAAGAGTTGGATTTGGAAGCCGCTGCTGCAGCTGCAGATAAGGAATAA
- the rplB gene encoding 50S ribosomal protein L2, with translation MAIVKMKPTSAGRRGMVRVVAEGLHKGAPYAPLVEKKNSTAGRNHNGHITTRHKGGGHKHHYRVVDFKRNKDGIPAKVERIEYDPNRTAFIALLCYADGERRYIIAPRGIQAGAVLVSGAEAAIKVGNTLPIRNIPVGTTIHCIEMKPGKGAQIARSAGASAVLLAKEGIYAQVRLRSGEVRKIHVDCRATIGEVGNEEQSLKKIGKAGANRWRGIRPTVRGVVMNPVDHPHGGGEGRTGEAREPVSPWGTPAKGYRTRNNKRTDNMIVRRRYSNKG, from the coding sequence ATGGCAATCGTTAAAATGAAGCCAACTTCTGCAGGCCGTCGCGGCATGGTTCGCGTGGTTGCAGAAGGTTTGCACAAAGGTGCACCTTATGCACCTCTGGTTGAAAAGAAAAATTCTACTGCCGGTCGTAACCATAATGGCCACATTACTACCCGCCACAAAGGCGGCGGCCATAAACACCACTACCGTGTAGTTGATTTCAAACGTAACAAAGACGGTATTCCTGCTAAAGTTGAGCGTATCGAATACGACCCTAACCGTACTGCATTCATCGCACTGCTGTGCTATGCAGACGGTGAACGTCGTTACATCATCGCTCCTCGCGGTATCCAAGCCGGTGCGGTTTTGGTATCCGGTGCAGAAGCTGCCATCAAAGTGGGTAACACTTTGCCGATCCGCAATATTCCGGTAGGTACAACCATTCACTGTATCGAAATGAAACCGGGCAAAGGTGCGCAAATCGCACGTTCTGCCGGTGCTTCAGCCGTATTGCTGGCAAAAGAAGGTATTTACGCTCAAGTTCGTCTGCGTTCAGGCGAAGTGCGTAAAATCCACGTTGATTGCCGCGCGACTATCGGTGAAGTGGGTAACGAAGAACAAAGCCTGAAGAAAATCGGTAAAGCCGGTGCTAACCGTTGGCGTGGTATTCGTCCTACCGTTCGTGGTGTCGTAATGAACCCTGTTGATCACCCTCATGGTGGTGGTGAAGGCCGTACCGGCGAAGCTCGCGAACCGGTTAGCCCATGGGGTACGCCTGCTAAAGGTTACCGCACTCGTAATAACAAACGCACGGATAATATGATTGTTCGTCGTCGTTACTCAAATAAAGGTTAA
- the rpsS gene encoding 30S ribosomal protein S19: MARSLKKGPYVDLHLLKKVDAARASNDKRPIKTWSRRSTILPDFIGLTIAVHNGRTHVPVFISDNMVGHKLGEFSLTRTFKGHLADKKAKKK; the protein is encoded by the coding sequence ATGGCTCGTTCATTGAAAAAAGGCCCATATGTAGACCTGCATTTGCTGAAAAAAGTAGATGCTGCTCGTGCAAGCAACGACAAACGCCCGATTAAAACTTGGTCGCGTCGTTCTACCATTTTGCCTGATTTTATCGGCCTGACTATCGCTGTTCACAACGGCCGCACTCATGTGCCTGTGTTTATCAGCGACAATATGGTTGGTCATAAATTGGGTGAGTTCTCATTGACCCGTACCTTTAAAGGCCACTTGGCTGATAAAAAGGCTAAAAAGAAATAA
- the rplV gene encoding 50S ribosomal protein L22, producing the protein MRVSAQHKNARISAQKARLVADLIRGKDVAQALNILAFSPKKGAELIKKVLESAIANAEHNNGADIDELKVVTIFVDKGPSLKRFQARAKGRGNRIEKQTCHINVTVGN; encoded by the coding sequence ATGAGAGTAAGTGCACAACATAAAAATGCCCGTATTTCAGCTCAAAAAGCTCGCTTGGTAGCTGATTTGATCCGTGGTAAAGACGTTGCCCAAGCGTTGAACATCTTGGCATTCAGCCCGAAAAAAGGCGCTGAATTGATTAAGAAGGTTCTGGAATCAGCCATCGCCAATGCAGAGCACAACAATGGTGCTGACATTGACGAACTGAAAGTGGTAACTATCTTTGTTGACAAAGGCCCTAGCTTGAAACGTTTCCAAGCTCGTGCCAAAGGTCGCGGTAACCGCATTGAAAAACAAACTTGTCATATCAATGTGACAGTGGGCAACTAA
- the rpsC gene encoding 30S ribosomal protein S3 gives MGQKINPTGFRLAVTKDWSSKWFAKSNDFSTVLKQDIDVRNYLRARLANASVGRVVIERPAKSARITIYSARPGVVIGKKGEDIEILKRDLQALMGVPVHVNIEEIRKPELDAQIIADGIAQQLEKRVQFRRAMKRSMQNAMRAGAKGIKIMTSGRLNGADIARSEWYREGRVPLHTLRANVAYATSEAHTTYGVLGLKVWVYTEGNDKSAAKPEQEKKQRKAGGRHAAAN, from the coding sequence ATGGGACAAAAGATTAACCCTACAGGCTTTCGCCTGGCGGTAACTAAAGACTGGTCTTCTAAATGGTTTGCTAAAAGCAACGATTTTTCGACTGTATTGAAGCAAGACATCGATGTACGCAACTACCTGCGCGCCCGTTTGGCTAACGCTTCTGTTGGTCGTGTTGTAATTGAGCGTCCTGCAAAATCAGCTCGTATCACCATTTATTCTGCCCGTCCGGGTGTGGTAATCGGTAAAAAAGGCGAGGATATCGAGATTTTGAAACGTGACCTGCAAGCGCTGATGGGCGTGCCTGTTCATGTAAATATCGAAGAAATCCGCAAGCCTGAACTGGATGCGCAAATTATTGCCGACGGCATTGCGCAACAATTGGAAAAACGTGTTCAATTCCGCCGTGCAATGAAACGCTCTATGCAAAATGCAATGCGTGCCGGTGCGAAAGGCATCAAAATTATGACTTCAGGCCGTCTGAATGGTGCGGATATTGCCCGTAGCGAATGGTATCGTGAAGGCCGTGTGCCTTTGCATACTCTGCGTGCAAACGTGGCTTATGCGACCAGTGAGGCACACACTACTTATGGTGTGTTGGGTCTGAAAGTTTGGGTTTACACTGAAGGCAATGACAAGTCTGCAGCTAAACCTGAGCAAGAGAAGAAACAAAGAAAGGCAGGTGGTCGTCATGCTGCAGCCAACTAG
- the rplP gene encoding 50S ribosomal protein L16 encodes MLQPTRLKYRKQHKGRNTGVATRGNKVSFGEFGLKAVGRGRLTARQIEAARRTMTRHIKRGGRIWIRVFPDKPITEKPIQVRMGGGKGNVEYYVAEIKPGKVLYEMDGVPEALAREAFELAAAKLPIPTTFVVRQVGL; translated from the coding sequence ATGCTGCAGCCAACTAGACTGAAATACCGCAAACAGCACAAAGGCCGTAACACCGGTGTTGCCACCCGTGGCAATAAAGTCAGCTTCGGTGAATTTGGCTTGAAAGCTGTAGGTCGCGGTCGCTTGACTGCACGTCAAATTGAGGCGGCACGTCGTACAATGACCCGTCACATCAAACGTGGTGGTCGTATTTGGATTCGTGTATTCCCTGATAAACCGATTACTGAAAAACCTATTCAAGTTCGTATGGGTGGCGGTAAAGGTAACGTTGAATACTACGTTGCTGAAATTAAACCGGGCAAAGTATTGTACGAGATGGACGGTGTGCCTGAGGCATTGGCTCGCGAAGCCTTTGAATTGGCTGCTGCCAAGTTGCCTATTCCTACAACCTTTGTAGTAAGACAGGTAGGTTTGTAA
- the rpmC gene encoding 50S ribosomal protein L29, giving the protein MKANELKDKSVEQLNADLLDLLKAQFGLRMQNATGQLGKPSELKRVRRDIARIKTILTEKGAK; this is encoded by the coding sequence ATGAAAGCAAATGAATTAAAAGACAAATCTGTTGAGCAGTTGAATGCCGATTTGCTGGATTTGTTGAAGGCTCAGTTTGGTTTGCGGATGCAAAATGCGACTGGTCAATTGGGCAAACCGAGTGAATTAAAACGAGTTCGTCGCGATATCGCTCGTATTAAAACCATTTTAACTGAAAAAGGTGCTAAGTAA
- the rpsQ gene encoding 30S ribosomal protein S17, which translates to MSEAKNVRTLQGKVVSDKMDKTVTVLVERKVKHPLYGKIIRLSTKIHAHDEQNQYGVGDVVVIEESRPLSKTKSWIVKELVEKARTV; encoded by the coding sequence ATGAGCGAAGCTAAAAATGTTCGTACTTTGCAAGGCAAAGTAGTCAGTGATAAAATGGATAAGACAGTTACTGTACTGGTTGAGCGTAAAGTGAAACACCCGTTATACGGTAAAATTATTCGTTTATCTACCAAAATCCATGCTCATGATGAGCAAAATCAATATGGCGTGGGTGATGTTGTAGTAATCGAAGAGTCGCGTCCATTGTCAAAAACTAAATCTTGGATTGTAAAAGAATTGGTTGAGAAAGCGCGTACTGTTTAA
- the rplN gene encoding 50S ribosomal protein L14: MIQMQTILDVADNSGARRVMCIKVLGGSKRRYASVGDIIKVAVKDAAPRGRVKKGDVYNAVVVRTAKGVRRPDGALIKFDNNAAVLLNNKLEPLGTRIFGPVTRELRTERFMKIVSLAPEVL, from the coding sequence ATGATTCAAATGCAGACCATCTTAGATGTGGCTGATAACTCTGGTGCACGTCGTGTGATGTGTATCAAAGTATTGGGCGGATCTAAGCGTCGCTACGCTTCGGTTGGCGATATTATTAAAGTTGCAGTAAAAGATGCTGCGCCTCGTGGCCGTGTTAAAAAAGGTGATGTATACAATGCAGTCGTTGTTCGTACTGCTAAAGGCGTTCGTCGTCCAGATGGCGCGTTGATTAAGTTTGATAACAATGCAGCAGTATTGTTGAATAATAAGCTTGAGCCTCTAGGTACCCGTATTTTTGGTCCAGTTACTCGTGAATTACGGACTGAACGTTTCATGAAAATTGTTTCATTGGCACCTGAAGTTTTATAA
- the rplX gene encoding 50S ribosomal protein L24, producing MNKIIKGDKVVIIAGKDKGKQGQVVCILGDKIVVEGVNVVKRHQKSNPMRGVEGGIIAKEMPLAISNVAILNPETNKADRVGIKLIENEGKVKRVRFFKSNGSIIGA from the coding sequence ATGAACAAAATTATTAAAGGCGATAAAGTAGTCATTATTGCTGGTAAGGATAAAGGTAAGCAAGGTCAAGTAGTTTGCATTTTGGGTGATAAAATTGTTGTTGAAGGTGTAAACGTAGTAAAACGTCACCAAAAATCAAACCCTATGCGCGGTGTTGAGGGTGGCATTATTGCTAAAGAAATGCCTTTGGCAATTTCAAATGTTGCGATTTTAAATCCAGAAACCAATAAAGCTGATCGTGTTGGTATTAAATTGATTGAGAACGAAGGTAAAGTTAAGCGCGTTCGTTTCTTTAAATCTAATGGCTCTATCATCGGAGCATAA
- the rplE gene encoding 50S ribosomal protein L5, with product MARLREYYKDTVVPELVKQFGYKSIMEVPRIEKITLNMGVGEAIADKKVMEHAVSDLEKIAGQKPVVTVARKSIAGFKIRDNYPVGCKVTLRRDQMFEFLDRLVTIALPRVRDFRGVNGKSFDGRGNYNMGVREQIIFPEIEYDKIDALRGLNITITTTAKTDEEAKALLSLFKFPFKG from the coding sequence ATGGCTCGTTTGAGAGAGTATTATAAAGATACGGTAGTTCCTGAATTGGTAAAACAGTTCGGTTATAAATCCATTATGGAAGTTCCTCGTATTGAGAAAATTACCTTGAATATGGGTGTTGGTGAGGCTATAGCTGATAAAAAAGTAATGGAACATGCTGTATCAGATTTGGAAAAAATTGCTGGCCAAAAACCAGTGGTAACTGTTGCACGCAAGTCTATTGCGGGATTTAAAATTCGTGATAACTACCCTGTAGGTTGTAAAGTAACTTTACGTCGCGATCAAATGTTTGAATTCTTAGATCGTTTAGTTACTATTGCATTGCCTCGTGTACGTGACTTCCGTGGTGTGAATGGTAAGTCTTTTGATGGTCGTGGCAATTACAATATGGGTGTGCGTGAGCAAATCATTTTCCCGGAAATTGAATACGATAAAATTGATGCTTTGCGTGGTTTGAATATCACCATTACGACTACCGCCAAAACTGATGAAGAAGCGAAAGCTTTGTTATCTTTATTTAAATTTCCGTTCAAAGGTTAA
- the rpsN gene encoding 30S ribosomal protein S14: MAKKALINRELKRQALAKKYAAKREEIFAVINDSNATDEERFEARLKFQAIPRNAAPVRQRRRCALTGRPRGTFRKFGLGRIKIREIAMRGEIPGVVKASW, translated from the coding sequence ATGGCTAAGAAAGCACTTATTAATCGCGAGCTGAAACGTCAAGCTTTAGCGAAAAAATATGCAGCTAAGCGTGAAGAGATTTTTGCTGTTATTAATGATTCGAATGCTACTGATGAAGAGCGTTTCGAGGCTCGTTTGAAATTCCAAGCAATTCCGCGAAATGCAGCGCCTGTGCGCCAACGCCGCCGTTGTGCGTTAACAGGTCGTCCTCGTGGCACTTTCCGTAAATTCGGTTTGGGTCGTATTAAAATCCGTGAAATCGCTATGCGTGGCGAAATTCCGGGTGTTGTTAAAGCTAGCTGGTAA
- the rpsH gene encoding 30S ribosomal protein S8, whose amino-acid sequence MSMHDPISDMLTRIRNAQRANKAVVAMPSSKLKCAIAKVLKEEGYIEDFTVSADAKPVLEIQLKYYAGRPVIEQIKRVSRPGLRIYKASSEIPSVMNGLGVAIVSTSKGVMTDRKARAAGVGGELLCIVA is encoded by the coding sequence ATGAGTATGCATGATCCTATTTCCGATATGTTGACTCGAATCCGCAATGCGCAACGTGCAAATAAAGCAGTTGTGGCAATGCCGTCTTCAAAATTAAAATGTGCAATTGCTAAAGTTTTGAAAGAAGAAGGTTACATTGAGGATTTTACGGTTTCTGCTGATGCAAAACCAGTATTGGAAATTCAACTGAAATACTATGCAGGTCGCCCTGTTATTGAGCAAATTAAACGTGTTTCACGTCCTGGTTTGCGTATTTATAAAGCTTCTAGCGAGATTCCAAGTGTTATGAATGGCTTGGGTGTTGCTATTGTAAGTACTTCTAAGGGTGTAATGACTGACCGTAAAGCTCGTGCTGCAGGCGTGGGTGGTGAGTTGTTGTGCATCGTTGCCTAG
- the rplF gene encoding 50S ribosomal protein L6: MSRVAKNPVTVPAGVEVKFGTDALVVKGKNGELSFPLNSDVVIKLEDGVLTFAAANNTKQANAMSGTARALVNNMVKGVSEGFEKKLQLIGVGYRAQAQGKTLNLSLGFSHPIVYEMPEGVSVQTPSQTEIVLTGANKQTVGQVAAEIRAFRSPEPYKGKGVRYAGEVVVMKEAKKK, from the coding sequence ATGTCACGCGTAGCTAAAAATCCAGTGACTGTTCCTGCTGGTGTAGAAGTAAAATTCGGAACAGACGCATTGGTTGTTAAAGGCAAAAATGGCGAATTGTCATTTCCTTTGAATTCTGATGTCGTTATTAAATTAGAAGACGGTGTGTTAACTTTTGCTGCGGCAAACAATACCAAGCAAGCAAATGCAATGTCTGGTACTGCCCGTGCGTTGGTTAATAACATGGTTAAAGGTGTTTCTGAAGGTTTTGAGAAAAAGCTTCAATTAATTGGTGTGGGTTATCGTGCTCAAGCTCAAGGCAAAACTTTGAACTTGTCTTTGGGTTTTTCTCATCCAATCGTTTACGAAATGCCTGAAGGTGTTTCTGTTCAAACTCCTAGTCAAACTGAAATCGTATTGACTGGTGCGAATAAACAGACTGTTGGTCAAGTTGCTGCTGAAATTCGCGCATTCCGTTCTCCTGAGCCTTATAAAGGTAAAGGTGTGCGTTATGCAGGTGAAGTGGTGGTGATGAAAGAAGCCAAGAAAAAATAA
- the rplR gene encoding 50S ribosomal protein L18 gives MNKYATRLRRARKTRARIADLKMVRLCVFRTNNHIYAQVISAEGDKVLAQASTLESEVRSSLKSGSNVEAAALIGKRIAEKAKAAGVEKVAFDRSGFQYHGRVKALAEAARENGLSF, from the coding sequence ATGAATAAATATGCAACCCGACTCCGTCGTGCACGCAAAACCCGTGCCCGTATCGCGGACTTGAAAATGGTAAGATTATGTGTGTTCCGTACCAATAATCATATTTATGCTCAAGTAATTAGTGCTGAAGGTGATAAAGTATTGGCTCAAGCCTCTACCTTGGAATCTGAAGTACGTAGTAGCTTAAAATCAGGCAGCAATGTTGAAGCGGCTGCATTGATTGGCAAACGTATTGCAGAAAAAGCAAAAGCAGCAGGTGTAGAGAAAGTTGCTTTTGACCGTTCTGGTTTCCAATATCACGGCCGTGTAAAAGCATTAGCTGAAGCTGCTCGTGAAAATGGTTTAAGCTTCTAA
- the rpsE gene encoding 30S ribosomal protein S5: MAKHEIEERGDGLIEKMVAVNRVTKVVKGGRIMAFSALTVVGDGDGRIGMGKGKSKEVPVAVQKAMDQARRSMIKVPLKNGTIHHEVIGRHGATRVFMQPAKEGSGVKAGGPMRLVFDAMGIHNISAKVHGSTNPYNIVRATLDGLSKLYTPADIAAKRGLTVEDILGAGYD, translated from the coding sequence ATGGCAAAACATGAAATTGAAGAACGCGGTGACGGCTTAATCGAAAAAATGGTCGCCGTAAACCGTGTAACAAAAGTCGTTAAGGGCGGTCGTATTATGGCTTTCTCTGCGCTAACTGTAGTAGGTGATGGTGATGGTCGCATCGGTATGGGCAAAGGTAAGTCTAAAGAAGTGCCTGTAGCCGTTCAAAAAGCAATGGATCAGGCTCGTCGCTCTATGATTAAAGTACCTTTGAAAAACGGTACGATTCATCATGAAGTAATTGGTCGTCATGGTGCTACCCGTGTATTTATGCAACCTGCAAAAGAAGGTAGTGGTGTAAAAGCCGGTGGTCCAATGCGTTTGGTATTTGATGCGATGGGCATCCATAACATCTCTGCTAAAGTACATGGTTCTACCAACCCTTACAACATTGTACGCGCTACATTAGACGGCTTATCAAAATTATATACTCCTGCTGATATTGCTGCTAAACGTGGTTTGACAGTAGAAGATATTTTAGGAGCTGGTTATGACTGA
- the rpmD gene encoding 50S ribosomal protein L30, producing the protein MTEQKKIKVTLAKSLIGTIESHRACARGLGLRRREHTVEILDTPENRGMINKISYLLKVES; encoded by the coding sequence ATGACTGAGCAGAAAAAAATCAAAGTTACTTTGGCTAAAAGCTTGATTGGTACTATTGAATCTCACCGTGCTTGTGCACGTGGCTTGGGTTTACGTCGTCGTGAGCATACCGTTGAGATTTTGGATACCCCTGAAAACCGTGGTATGATTAATAAAATCAGCTACTTGTTGAAAGTGGAGTCTTAA
- the rplO gene encoding 50S ribosomal protein L15 yields the protein MFLNTIRPAEGATCSARRVGRGIGSGLGKTGGRGHKGQKSRSGGFHKVGFEGGQMPLQRRLPKRGFKSLTASSNAEVRLSELALVAVSEIDLLVLKQAGLVPANAANVKVIASGGVSKAVTLKGIKATKGARAAIEAAGGKVEE from the coding sequence ATGTTTTTGAATACTATCCGACCAGCTGAAGGTGCAACCTGTTCAGCACGTCGCGTTGGTCGTGGCATTGGTAGTGGTTTAGGTAAAACCGGTGGTCGTGGCCATAAAGGCCAAAAGAGTCGTTCTGGTGGCTTTCATAAAGTGGGCTTTGAAGGCGGTCAAATGCCATTGCAACGCCGTTTGCCTAAGCGTGGCTTCAAATCTTTAACTGCTTCATCAAATGCAGAAGTACGTTTAAGTGAGTTAGCCTTGGTTGCAGTATCAGAAATCGACTTGTTGGTATTGAAACAGGCAGGTCTGGTTCCTGCAAATGCTGCTAACGTAAAAGTAATTGCTTCTGGTGGAGTTTCAAAAGCCGTTACTTTAAAAGGCATTAAGGCAACTAAAGGCGCACGAGCAGCAATCGAAGCTGCTGGTGGTAAAGTTGAAGAATAA
- the secY gene encoding preprotein translocase subunit SecY: MAGQQSSSGLSKFGDLKKRLLFLIGALVVFRIGAHIPVPGVDAVALAKLYESAGNGILGMLNMFSGGSLERFSIFAIGIMPYISASIIVQLASEILPSLKALKKEGEAGRKIITKYTRYGTVLLAILQSFGVATFVFQQGIVVANQLEFYISTVVCLVTGTMFLMWLGEQITERGIGNGISLIITAGIAAGIPAGLLQLWTLTNQGAMSMLMAVSIVIGALLLIYIVVYFESAQRKIPVHYAKRQFGHVRQGQNTHMPFKLNMAGVIPPIFASSIILFPSTLLSWFGSNNTDSMLHKVAAMLQHGQPLYILIFAATIIFFCYFYTALVFSPKEMAENLKKSGAFVPGIRPGDQTSRYLEKVVLHLTLFGALYITIICLIPEFLTTALNVPFYLGGTSLLILVVVTMDFSTQINSYRMTQQYESLMNRPDMKSLSRK; this comes from the coding sequence GTGGCTGGTCAACAATCTTCCTCAGGTTTATCTAAATTTGGAGACTTGAAAAAGCGTCTATTGTTCTTAATTGGGGCATTGGTCGTTTTCCGTATTGGTGCTCATATTCCAGTGCCGGGTGTAGATGCTGTTGCATTAGCTAAATTATACGAAAGCGCTGGAAACGGTATTTTGGGAATGTTAAATATGTTCTCAGGAGGTTCGTTGGAGCGCTTTAGTATATTTGCAATCGGTATCATGCCGTATATTTCAGCTTCGATTATTGTGCAGCTTGCTTCTGAAATTCTGCCTTCCTTAAAGGCTTTGAAAAAAGAAGGCGAAGCTGGTCGTAAAATTATTACGAAATACACGCGGTATGGTACTGTGTTGCTGGCTATTCTGCAAAGTTTTGGTGTAGCAACCTTTGTTTTTCAACAAGGTATTGTCGTTGCAAATCAGTTAGAATTTTACATCTCAACAGTAGTATGTTTGGTTACCGGTACCATGTTCTTGATGTGGTTGGGGGAGCAAATTACTGAAAGAGGTATTGGCAACGGTATTTCATTGATTATTACTGCAGGTATTGCCGCCGGTATTCCGGCCGGGCTCCTGCAGCTCTGGACATTAACCAATCAAGGTGCAATGAGTATGTTGATGGCAGTGTCTATTGTAATCGGTGCATTGTTGCTGATTTATATTGTGGTTTATTTTGAAAGTGCGCAGCGTAAAATTCCTGTTCATTATGCCAAACGACAGTTTGGCCATGTGAGGCAAGGCCAAAATACGCACATGCCTTTCAAATTAAATATGGCTGGGGTTATTCCGCCAATTTTTGCTTCCAGTATTATTTTGTTCCCTTCTACCTTACTAAGCTGGTTTGGGTCAAACAATACGGACAGTATGTTACACAAAGTTGCTGCCATGCTCCAACATGGTCAACCGCTTTATATTCTGATATTTGCAGCAACGATTATTTTCTTCTGTTATTTTTATACGGCATTGGTATTCAGCCCGAAAGAAATGGCCGAGAATTTGAAAAAGAGTGGGGCTTTTGTACCAGGTATTCGCCCAGGTGATCAAACCTCTAGATACTTAGAGAAGGTAGTATTGCATTTAACCCTTTTTGGTGCTTTATACATTACCATCATCTGTTTGATTCCTGAATTCTTAACGACTGCATTAAATGTACCTTTCTATTTGGGTGGTACTTCGCTATTAATTTTGGTTGTGGTAACGATGGATTTTAGTACACAAATTAACTCTTATCGTATGACCCAGCAATATGAAAGCCTAATGAATCGTCCCGATATGAAATCATTATCACGTAAGTAA